Genomic DNA from Acuticoccus sp. MNP-M23:
AGGGCGATGACCTTCACCCGGCCATCGAACCCGTCGAGGAAGCGCAGAACTCGCTGCGCATAGGCCAGATACATGCTCACGGCAACGTCTGAGTTGGTGAAGAAGATGCCGTTGGCCTTGGGCGCGATATTCTTCGTGAGGTCAGCTGCGGCTCGCTTTTTGAGCGAGTGTACGCACTCGATGCATGGGCGGTAGATGTAAAGGAGCGAAAGGTCCGGAAACACGGAGTGCCATTCCGGCAGGAACAGGCAGACCCGCGGATCCTTGAAGCCCCAGGCCCCATGCACCGATTTACGGGCCCCGTACTGCATCATGAACCGCCAGTCCCGCGGGGTCAGGATCGGCGGAAAATCGGCGGCGGCCTGCCAGCTCTGGCCACTCTGGCCCAGCAGCGTGTCGTGGAAGGCAATGATGTCCACGTCTTCGTAGTGGCCGTAGGGGTTGGACTTCTTGGCGCCAAGCAGCTTGTCGCCCACATGCAGCCCGGCATCGGCCAGAATGTTGGTGGTCATCGAGGTGCCGCTGCGGTGGAACCCGCCGACGATCAGCGGGGCGCTGTATTGCGGCCGGCCGCGGTCGCCGAGAATGCGGCGGTTGCGCGGCGGCACATGCGGCACGGCGGGTTTGGCGTGAACCGATTCTGCTCGCGTCTGGTGGCCGATCCGCCCCTCGGCATACCCGGACCGCACGAAATGGCCGACGCGCTCCCGGCGCGTCAGATCCGCCATCTCGGGATAAAGGTTGGCGTAATAGTCGGCGTCGAACGTCGGCGGATCCTGCGTACGCAGGTAGTCCGGTGTCATGACGTACGCTTCCAGCGGGGTCTGCCGGTCCCGGATCGGGGCACGCTTGTCGCCCCAGATTGCCTCAAGGGCAGCGTTGGGGTGCCGGCCCTCCGCGGCGCCGTGCTTGAGATATTGCGTGAGCGGTTCCTGCCTGCGGTCCCGGAGCGCCCCGTAGCGCTGGAGATACCAGGTGGGATCGAAGGCGGGGATCGCCTTCTTGCCGGTCCGCCATCCGGTGGTGAGGTAGTGGGTGAGTGGATCCACCTCCAACGCCACAACGTCCGGATTCTGGCACAGATACCAGACCGGCTTGAACAGGAGGTGCGGCTCCATTCCCTCCTGCCAGCCGATGTCGAGATAGTGCAGGAGCGGGTTGTGGCCGGACGACGGACCGATGCCGTAGAGCGTTTCGTAGCGGCGGCTGTCGAACAGCGGGTGCGGGCTCCGATGCTCCCGCCATCCGTCCGTCAGATAATGGGTGAGGGGGTCCACTTTGGCGTCTGCCACATCCTGGTTGTTGGTCAGATACCAGGACGAATCGAACAGCGGATGCGGCTGGCGCCGTTCCTTCCAGCCATCACGCACATAATGCAGACGCGGATCGGCGCCGGCGGACGCCACGTCGGTGTGATTTTCGAGATAGAAGGCGTTGTCGAAGAGCGGCGCGAACAGCGCAATGCGCTCGTCCTCTCCAGGAAAGACGTGAGGTTTTTTCGGTTTTCTGAAGAGCCGTGTCAGAGCCACACCTTCGGACTTTCCTGTCGATTGCCTGCCTCGTTAGTTCGTGCGTCTGATTGTTGCAACCGCACGGGGGATTCCGACTCCGTCAGGCAACACCTGACGGTCGGTCACAAAATACCATCTTGTTGTTGAATGAAGCTGTCAGAGAGGCGCCGCCAAGTTCATTCAGCGAAAGCGTCTCGTCCCGGTGCTCACCCACCCGCAGTGTGTAACCGTGGTCCGACAGCAACTCGAAGACCGCCTTGGGCGTTGCGCCGAATTCCACCATCCGTTTGTGCAGTTCGATGGCGAGGGAGGGGCCGGTCTTCAGGATCTCTTCCATTCCCTTCAGCACATTGAGCTCGAACCCCTCCACATCGATCTTGATCACGGTGGGGGCGAGAGCCTTGAAATAGTCGTCGATGCGGATGACGGGAACGGTCAGGCCCTCGTCGTGATCGCCAATCCCTGTGGACGGCCGTCCCGCCACCGGCATCGTGACCAGCGCCGGCGAATCACCGGCTGCCGCGCAGAGGGCGGTCACGTTGGTGTACTCGTTCAGTTCAGCATTGGCGCGGATGACGCCGACCATGAACTCCTGCGCTTCCACCGCATAGACCTTGTGCGCAACCCCGGCGGCCACCATGGAAAAATATCCAAGGTTTGCGCCGATATCGAGGAACACGCTGTCCGGTTTGAGGGCGTTGAGAAAGAACTTCGTCGCGCCCGCTTCGTGGATCCTGCCGTCTTCATAACGGGGGATGAAAAAGCGCCGCGTTCCGGCCGTCGGCATTCCGAAGCGAATCGCCCGGCCGTCCACCGTCATGGTAAAGACAGGCGTTTCGTTAGAGCCGCGCCGCCTTGACCGCGCCCTGCCTTCGGAAGCCTGCTGGGACGATGGCTTGAGAAATTTGAGGAGGTTCATGCGCACTCGACTTCTGTCTGCGGTCCTGGGGTCTGGAAACCCGGAACTCTTGCCGGGGTCACTCTTTGCCGGGAATATGTCCCTGAAACCGGCCGTGAAGGCCAGTGCGATTTTCGCAACCCGCATGAACCGCCTTGAAGCGGAACCGGCAAGGCAGTAACGGATCGGGGTGGAGGTGCCTCGATGTTCGAAAAAGAAAAACTCAGAAGCCGTCAATGGTTTGACGACCAGTCCGATCCGTCGGCGACTGCGCTCTATCTGGAGCGGTACCTCAATTACGGGATCACCCGCGAGGAGCTTCAGTCCGGCAAGCCGATCATCGGCATCGCGCAGACCGGGTCCGACCTGTCGCCCTGCAACCGGCCCCACGTCGAGCTTGCCAAGCGTGTGCGCGAAGGCATCCGTGAAGCCGGCGGCATCGCCATCGAATTTCCGACGCACCCCATCCAGGAAACCGGCAAGCGCCCCACCGCCGCGCTCGACCGCAACCTTGCCTACCTCTCGCTGGTGGAAGTCCTGCAGGGCTATCCGCTCGACGGTGTCGTCCTCACCATCGGTTGCGACAAGACCATGCCGGCCTGCCTGATGGCCGCCGCAACCGTCGACATTCCGGCAATTGCCTTCTCCGGCGGGCCGATGCTGAACGGCTGGTACAAGGGCAAGCGCACAGGCGCCGGCACCATCGTGTGGGAAGCGCGCCGCCTTCTCGCCGGCGGCGAGATCGACTACGACGGCTTCCTCGACCTCGTCGCCTCCGGCTCCCCGTCGCCCGGCTACTGCAACACCATGGGCACGGCGACCACCATGAACTCGCTCGCCGAAGCGCTCGGCATGAGCCTGCCGGGTTCGGCCGCGATCCCCGCGCCCCACAAGGAGCGCGCGGCCTGCGCCTACCGCACCGGCCTTCGCATCGTCGACATGGTGAAGGAGGACGTGAAGCCGTCCGACATTCTCACCCGTGAGGCGTTCGAGAACGCGATCATCATCAACTCGGCCATCGGTGGTTCCACCAACGCGCCGATCCACATCAACGCCATCGCGTCCCTCGTCGGCGTCGACCTCTCCATCGACGACTGGGA
This window encodes:
- a CDS encoding FkbM family methyltransferase, translated to MNLLKFLKPSSQQASEGRARSRRRGSNETPVFTMTVDGRAIRFGMPTAGTRRFFIPRYEDGRIHEAGATKFFLNALKPDSVFLDIGANLGYFSMVAAGVAHKVYAVEAQEFMVGVIRANAELNEYTNVTALCAAAGDSPALVTMPVAGRPSTGIGDHDEGLTVPVIRIDDYFKALAPTVIKIDVEGFELNVLKGMEEILKTGPSLAIELHKRMVEFGATPKAVFELLSDHGYTLRVGEHRDETLSLNELGGASLTASFNNKMVFCDRPSGVA
- a CDS encoding IlvD/Edd family dehydratase — encoded protein: MFEKEKLRSRQWFDDQSDPSATALYLERYLNYGITREELQSGKPIIGIAQTGSDLSPCNRPHVELAKRVREGIREAGGIAIEFPTHPIQETGKRPTAALDRNLAYLSLVEVLQGYPLDGVVLTIGCDKTMPACLMAAATVDIPAIAFSGGPMLNGWYKGKRTGAGTIVWEARRLLAGGEIDYDGFLDLVASGSPSPGYCNTMGTATTMNSLAEALGMSLPGSAAIPAPHKERAACAYRTGLRIVDMVKEDVKPSDILTREAFENAIIINSAIGGSTNAPIHINAIASLVGVDLSIDDWETHGLEIPLLVNLQPAGAYLGEDYHHAGGVPAVVAELMKHGKVHEGAMTVNGKTMGDNCRDTEILDADVIRTFETALKKTAGFKVMRGNLFDSSVMKLSVISPQFRERYLSNEGDLDAFEGRAIVFDGPEDYHHRIDDPSLDIDDSCILFMRGTGPIGYPGGAEVVNMRAPDYLIKKGVMELPCVGDGRQSGTSGTPAILNASPEAAAGGNLALLKTGDRVRMDIGKGRADILISDEEMAERRKALEADGGYKYPESQTPWQEIQRGCVDQFDKGMVLKPSVKYKKTARSFVPRHSH